Proteins from a genomic interval of Quercus lobata isolate SW786 chromosome 11, ValleyOak3.0 Primary Assembly, whole genome shotgun sequence:
- the LOC115969339 gene encoding putative F-box/LRR-repeat protein At4g15060, which produces MELQRKQSKQEDEQMCDLPEPIIHKILFLLNTKDAARTSVLSKTWQRAWTSFPRISFEELDFNAGGIEQPNYYPKTNKAIKMKKESFMAYIDKTLQSFLEHNSNIEEFTLKLTYHDKEFVLPRVVKWLTFATERKVKVLSLCLSIIDFIDEHKLLGKQVYYSLPQVVLEAKTISELQLSHCKLEPCNEFKFCHLKTLNLNDVHLDEQVILNLTLSCPLIEDFRLNNCQGFEHLMVSSLPRLNLFHVVANTKVLRIEIDGPSLQTFHYWSRYSYGLDNEHCDIYLEACKNLKRLFFHNIMAVELLENIGSKFPTLEVLEISEWKMTDIEISCQTLRVLTLENCRDLEVVEVDTPNLVSLHCRMNKLPFYSFDAPSLLEVELKFYLRSCSNLWFDELKKLVGKFNNSEGLNLVIHSKCNGILLDGLNERVLSWLIDLTELRPTIAISSMGLSNLVERFLLDSHVETLSILSSSSKLLEVLNEKLINRLFKSRCLHDSLSGVKVVNLDREEDLEFSKWIALSKSHETMDYKITSFKLEWM; this is translated from the exons ATGGAACTACAAAGGAAACAAAGCAAACAAGAAGATGAACAAATGTGTGATTTGCCTGAACCCATTATTCACAAAATACTCTTTCTCCTCAACACTAAAGATGCAGCCAGAACTAGTGTTTTGTCCAAGACTTGGCAACGTGCATGGACTTCATTCCCGCGCATTTCTTTTGAGGAATTGGATTTTAATGCTGGAGGCATTGAACAACCCAATTATTATCCAAAAACCAACAAAGCAATCAAGATGAAGAAGGAGAGTTTCATGGCTTACATAGATAAAACCCTTCAAAGCTTCCTTGAACACAACTCAAACATAGAGGAATTCACTCTCAAGTTGACCTACCATGACAAAGAGTTTGTGTTGCCTCGTGTTGTCAAATGGTTAACCTTTGCAACTGAGAGAAAAGTCAAGGTACTGAGTCTTTGCTTGTCAATAATAGATTTTATTGATGAACATAAATTATTAGGAAAACAAGTATATTACAGTTTACCTCAGGTTGTGCTTGAGGCCAAAACAATATCTGAGCTCCAGTTATCACATTGCAAGTTGGAGCCCTGTAATGAGTTTAAGTTCTGTCATTTGaaaactttgaatttgaatGATGTCCATCTAGATGAACAGGTAATTCTGAATCTGACACTTAGCTGTCCCTTGATCGAGGATTTTCGACTAAATAATTGTCAAGGGTTCGAACATTTAATGGTGTCAAGTCTTCCTCGACTTAATTTGTTTCATGTAGTAGCTAATACAAAGGTCTTGAGGATTGAAATTGATGGGCCAAGTTTACAAACTTTTCACTACTGGAGTCGTTATTCATATGGGTTGGACAATGAGCATTGTGATATTTACTTGGAAGCatgcaaaaatttgaaaagactaTTTTTCCATAATATCATGGCAGTTGAGTTGCTTGAAAATATAGGATCAAAGTTTCCCACTCTTGAGGTCTTGGAAATCTCAGAATGGAAGATGACAGATATCGAAATCTCTTGTCAAACGCTTAGGGTGCTCACCTTAGAGAATTGTAGAGATCTTGAGGTGGTGGAAGTTGATACCCCCAATTTAGTTTCACTTCATTGCAGGATGAATAAATTGCCTTTCTATTCTTTTGATGCTCCAAGTTTGCTAGAAGTCGAGCTTAAATTCTATCTTCGAAGTTGTTCCAATCTTTGGtttgatgaattgaaaaaacttGTTGGAAAGTTTAATAATTCTGAAGGTTTGAACTTGGTCATCCACTCCAAG TGCAATGGCATTCTACTAGATGGATTGAATGAGCGTGTACTTTCTTGGCTAATTGATCTCACGGAATTGAGGCCAACAATAGCCATATCTTCAATGGGTTTATCCAATTTGGTAGAAAGATTTTTGCTTGATAGTCATGTAGAGACCCTATCGATATTGTCAAGTTCCAGCAAATTACTagag GTCCTGAATGAGAAGCTAATCAATAGACTATTCAAATCAAGGTGTCTACACGATTCCTTATCTGGTGTAAAGGTTGTGAACTTAGATAGGGAAGAAGATCTTGAATTTTCCAAGTGGATTGCTTTGTCGAAGTCACATGAAACTATGGACTACAAGATAACTAGTTTTAAACTTGAATGGATGTGA
- the LOC115968204 gene encoding alanine--tRNA ligase, chloroplastic/mitochondrial-like yields MKSLKLPHTLHSSHGGKTLIPFPNRKLALSTGLFTRTITLFSPSILPCGHCDLKEARRMQFSMSSTSASIQPMNEELIGDKSKDLPVSGDSIRRRFLSFYASRGHKVLPSASLVPDDPTVLLTIAGMLQFKPIFLGKVPRQVPRATTAQRCIRTNDVENVGRTARHHTFFEMLGNFSFGDYFKKEAINWAWELSTIEFGLPANRLWISVYENDDEAFKIWHDEVGVPTERIKRMGEDDNFWTSGVTGPCGPCSEIYYDFHPERGILDTDLGDDTRFIEFYNLVFMQYNKKGDGSLEPLKQRNIDTGLGLERVARILQKVSSNYETDLIYPIIEKTSELANVLYALADDHIKMNLKIIGDHLRAIVYLISDGVFPSNIGRGYVVRRLIRRAVRTGRLLGIKGDGRGNLEGAFLPVIAEKVIELSTHIDVDVKDRSPRILEELKREELRFVQTLERGEKLLDEMLVDALSRAKENGTAPCLSGKDAFLLYDTYGFPVEITKEVAEERGASIDMNGFDIEMENQRRQSQAAHSAVKLDVGNGADLAENVADTEFLGYNSLYAKAVVESLLVNGSPVIQVSEGSNVEVLLNKTPFYAESGGQIGDNGFLYFNDGENQQKAVVEIKDVQKYFGNIYVHKGTIREGVLEVGREVEAAVDPKLRQRAKVHHTATHLLQAALKKVVGQETSQAGSLVAFDRLRFDFNFPRPLLDSELVEIEGLINSWIGASTILQTKVMLLADAKKAGAIAMFGEKYGEQVRVVEVPGVSMELCGGTHVSNTSEIRGFKIISEQGIASGIRRIEAVAGEAFIEYVNARDYHMKNLCTTLKVKAEDVTTRVENLLEELRMARNEVSTLRVKAAEYKASIIASNAFPVGASNKIRVLVECMDDTDADSLRSAAEYLVDALQDPAAVVLGSCPGEGKVSLVAAFTPGVVDLGIQAGKFIGPIAKLCGGGGGGRPNFAQAGGRKPENLSSALEKARSELVTILTEKAS; encoded by the exons atgAAAAGCCTGAAGCTCCCACACACCCTGCACAGCAGCCATGGAGGCAAGACTCTCATCCCATTTCCCAACAGAAAACTTGCGCTTTCGACTG GTCTTTTTACAAGAACCATTACCCTTTTTTCTCCTAGTATTTTGCCCTGCGGTCATTGTGATCTAAAAGAAGCACGTCGCATGCAATTTAGCATGAGCAGTACATCAG CATCAATACAGCCCATGAATGAGGAACTGATTGGGGATAAATCCAAGGATCTCCCTGTAAGTGGGGATTCTATTCGCCGTCGATTTCTTAGTTTTTATGCTTCCCGTGGTCACAAGGTTCTTCCAAGTGCTTCTCTAGTGCCAGATGATCCAACAGTTCTACTAACAATTGCAGGAATGCTTCAATTTAAGCCTATATTCCTTGGAAAG GTTCCCAGACAGGTACCTCGCGCTACAACTGCACAAAGGTGCATACGTACCAATGATGTGGAGAATGTAGGGCGAACAGCTCGACATCATACATTCTTTGAGATGCTTGGAAACTTCAGTTTTGGAGACTACTTCAAGAAGGAAGCAATTAATTGGGCATGGGAGCTTTCAACCATAGA ATTTGGATTGCCAGCGAACAGACTATGGATTAGTGTTTATGAAAACGATGATGAAGCTTTTAAAATCTGGCATGATGAG GTGGGCGTTCCTACAGAGCGTATAAAGAGGATGGGTGAAGATGACAACTTCTGGACCAGTGGAGTTACTGGTCCCTGTGGTCCGTGCTCAGAGATTTATTATGATTTCCATCCTGAAAGAGGAATTCTAGACACT GATCTTGGAGATGATACTAGGTTCATAGAATTCTACAATCTGGTTTTCATGCAATACAACAAAAAGGGGGATGGTTCACTTGAACCCTTAAAACAGAGGAATATAGACACTGGGCTTGGCCTAGAGCGTGTGGCTCGTATCCTTCAGAAG GTTTCAAGCAATTATGAGACTGACTTGATTTATCCCATTatagagaagacctctgaatTGGCAAATGTGTTGTATGCTCTTGCTGATGATCATATAAAGATGAACCTTAAA ATTATAGGAGATCATTTGCGTGCAATTGTATATCTCATATCAGATGGGGTGTTCCCATCAAATATTGGTAGAGGCTATGTAGTTCGGAGGCTTATCAGAAGGGCTGTCCGTACTGGCAGGTTACTTGGAATAAAGGGGGATGGCAGGGGTAACCTTGAAGGAGCATTTTTACCAGTCATTGCGGAGAAAGTGATAGAATTAAGCACCCATATTGATGTGGATGTAAAAGACAGGTCACCCCGCATACTTGAGGAGTTAAAGAGGGAAGAACTTCGTTTCGTACAGACGttagagagaggagaaaagTTGCTGGATGAAATGCTCGTTGATGCATTATCACGTGCAAAAGAAAATGGAACTGCACCTTGCTTATCTGGCAAAGATGCTTTTCTTTTGTATGACACATATGGGTTTCCAGTTGAGATAACAAAAGAAGTGGCTGAAGAACGTGGCGCAAGTATAGATATGAATGGTTTTGATATTGAAATGGAGAACCAAAGGCGTCAATCTCAGGCTGCACATAGTGCTGTTAAACTTGATGTTGGAAATGGTGCAGATCTTGCTGAAAATGTAGCTGACACTGAATTTCTTGGCTATAACTCCCTTTATGCTAAAGCAGTAGTGGAAAGCCTGCTGGTGAATGGGAGCCCAGTGATACAGGTTTCTGAAGGAAGTAATGTAGAAGTTCTGCTGAACAAGACTCCATTTTATGCTGAATCAGGTGGTCAAATTGGAGATAATGGTTTTCTATATTTTAACGATGGTGAAAACCAACAGAAAGCTGTTGTGGAGATTAAAGACgttcaaaaatattttggtaaCATATATGTTCATAAGGGTACTATTAGAGAGGGAGTTCTAGAGGTTGGTAGAGAAGTGGAAGCAGCAGTAGATCCAAAACTGAGACAGCGGGCTAAG GTTCATCATACTGCTACTCATTTGCTACAAGCTGCACTTAAGAAAGTTGTAGGCCAGGAAACATCACAAGCGGGTTCCTTGGTTGCTTTTGATCGTCTCAGGTTTGATTTCAACTTCCCCCGACCACTTCTTGACAGTGAGCTTGTGGAAATTGAAGGATTAATCAACAGTTGGATTGGGGCTTCAACAATTCTTCAAACTAAAGTCATGCTTCTTGCTGATGCAAAAAAAGCTGGGGCTATTGCAATGTTTGGGGAAAAATATGGGGAACAG GTACGTGTTGTAGAGGTCCCTGGTGTATCTATGGAACTTTGTGGAGGAACCCATGTCAGCAATACCTCTGAAATTCGTGGCTTCAAAATAATCTCAGAGCAGGGTATTGCATCTGGAATCAGACGTATAGAAGCTGTGGCTGGTGAAGCTTTCATTGAATATGTCAATGCCAGAGATTACCATATGAAAAATCTATGTACTACTCTCAAA GTCAAAGCTGAAGATGTAACAACCAGGGTAGAAAATCTCTTAGAGGAGTTACGGATGGCAAGAAATGAAGTTTCTACTTTGCGGGTTAAAGCAGCAGAATACAAAGCATCAATTATTGCAAGCAATGCATTCCCAGTGGGAGCGTCAAATAAGATAAG GGTATTAGTTGAGTGCATGGATGATACCGATGCTGATTCACTAAGAAGTGCAGCTGAGTATCTGGTGGATGCACTACAAGATCCAGCAGCTGTGGTATTGGGCTCATGTCCAGGTGAAGGGAAGGTTAGTTTGGTTGCTGCATTCACTCCTGGAGTGGTTGATTTAGGAATACAGGCAGGGAAGTTCATAGGACCTATAGCTAAGTTGTGCGGCGGTGGGGGGGGTGGCAGGCCTAATTTTGCTCAGGCAGGTGGGAGGAAGCCTGAGAATTTGTCTAGTGCTCTGGAAAAGGCCCGGTCTGAGCTTGTCACAATTCTAACTGAGAAGGCAAGCTGA